The Linepithema humile isolate Giens D197 chromosome 7, Lhum_UNIL_v1.0, whole genome shotgun sequence genome has a window encoding:
- the C1GalTA gene encoding glycoprotein-N-acetylgalactosamine 3-beta-galactosyltransferase 1 isoform X2 — MVFGFLSACLLITTTRDVPHMFNWMPGNSRLSRDPHHYSELETEIGPETEVKFHGDDEDFHKGEDKIAQDMAKKVRVLCWIMTGPKNHQSKARHVKATWGKRCNILLFMSSAEDASLPTVVLPVKEGRDNLWAKTKEAFKYAYEKYKDKVDWFMKADDDTYVVVENLRYMLSSYNPNSSLYFGCRFKPFVKQGYMSGGAGYVLSKEGLRKFVEEGLPDKTKCRPDNGGAEDVEMGKCLEKVGVRAMDSRDPHGRGRFFPFVPEHHLIPNHVDKNFWYWKYIYYETKDGLNCCSDSAVSFHYVSPNMMYVLEYLIYHLRPYGINHSLEKSSPDRPSTLTEY; from the exons ATGGTTTTCGGCTTTCTATCAGCATGTTTGCTCATTACAACCACAAGAGATGTACCGCATATGTTTAATTGGATGCCGGGTAATTCTCGTCTTTCTAGAGATCCTCATCATTATTCGGAACTGGAGACAGAA ATCGGTCCTGAAACAGAAGTGAAATTTCACGGTGATGATGAAGATTTTCATAAAGGAGAAGATAAAATAGCTCAAGATATGGCGAAAAAGGTGCGAGTTCTTTGTTGGATTATGACCGGTCCGAAGAACCACCAGAGCAAGGCTCGTCACGTGAAAGCGACATGGGGAAAACGCTGTAACATACTTCTCTTTATGAGTTCCGCGGAAG ACGCTAGCTTACCTACTGTAGTGCTGCCAGTAAAGGAAGGTAGAGATAACTTGTGGGCTAAAACCAAAGAAGCGTTTAAATACGCTTACGAAAAGTACAAAGATAAAGTAGATTGGTTCATGAAAGCCGACGATGATAC aTATGTCGTAGTCGAAAACTTACGATACATGCTATCATCGTACAATCCGAATTCGTCATTATATTTCGGCTGCAGATTTAAGCCTTTCGTGAAACAAGGCTATATGAGCGGCGGCGCGGGATATGTACTTAGTAAAGAAGGTTTACGTAAATTCGTGGAGGAGGGTTTACCCGATAAGACGAAATGCCGGCCGGACAATGGCGGTGCGGAGGACGTAGAGATGGGGAAATGTCTTGAAAAGGTCGGTGTACGCGCGATGGATAGTAGAGATCCCCATGGACGGGGTAGATTCTTTCCGTTCGTGCCGGAACACCACTTGATACCCAATCACGTGGATAAGAATTTTTGGTACTGGAAGTACATTTACTACGAAACCAAGGACGGTTTGAACTGCTGTTCGGACAGCGCTGTTTCGTTTCACTACGTGTCACCGAACATGATGTACGTCCTCGAGTATCTGATTTATCATTTGAGGCCATACGGCATCAATCACAGTTTGGAGAAGTCCTCTCCAGATCGGCCGTCTACGTTGACCGAATACTAG
- the C1GalTA gene encoding glycoprotein-N-acetylgalactosamine 3-beta-galactosyltransferase 1 isoform X1: protein MVQQRLSGFDGGRSGRRFILTLAAGMVFGFLSACLLITTTRDVPHMFNWMPGNSRLSRDPHHYSELETEIGPETEVKFHGDDEDFHKGEDKIAQDMAKKVRVLCWIMTGPKNHQSKARHVKATWGKRCNILLFMSSAEDASLPTVVLPVKEGRDNLWAKTKEAFKYAYEKYKDKVDWFMKADDDTYVVVENLRYMLSSYNPNSSLYFGCRFKPFVKQGYMSGGAGYVLSKEGLRKFVEEGLPDKTKCRPDNGGAEDVEMGKCLEKVGVRAMDSRDPHGRGRFFPFVPEHHLIPNHVDKNFWYWKYIYYETKDGLNCCSDSAVSFHYVSPNMMYVLEYLIYHLRPYGINHSLEKSSPDRPSTLTEY, encoded by the exons ATGGTGCAACAGCGGCTTTCTGGTTTTGATG GTGGTCGAAGTGGACGGCGGTTTATATTAACACTTGCTGCTGGAATGGTTTTCGGCTTTCTATCAGCATGTTTGCTCATTACAACCACAAGAGATGTACCGCATATGTTTAATTGGATGCCGGGTAATTCTCGTCTTTCTAGAGATCCTCATCATTATTCGGAACTGGAGACAGAA ATCGGTCCTGAAACAGAAGTGAAATTTCACGGTGATGATGAAGATTTTCATAAAGGAGAAGATAAAATAGCTCAAGATATGGCGAAAAAGGTGCGAGTTCTTTGTTGGATTATGACCGGTCCGAAGAACCACCAGAGCAAGGCTCGTCACGTGAAAGCGACATGGGGAAAACGCTGTAACATACTTCTCTTTATGAGTTCCGCGGAAG ACGCTAGCTTACCTACTGTAGTGCTGCCAGTAAAGGAAGGTAGAGATAACTTGTGGGCTAAAACCAAAGAAGCGTTTAAATACGCTTACGAAAAGTACAAAGATAAAGTAGATTGGTTCATGAAAGCCGACGATGATAC aTATGTCGTAGTCGAAAACTTACGATACATGCTATCATCGTACAATCCGAATTCGTCATTATATTTCGGCTGCAGATTTAAGCCTTTCGTGAAACAAGGCTATATGAGCGGCGGCGCGGGATATGTACTTAGTAAAGAAGGTTTACGTAAATTCGTGGAGGAGGGTTTACCCGATAAGACGAAATGCCGGCCGGACAATGGCGGTGCGGAGGACGTAGAGATGGGGAAATGTCTTGAAAAGGTCGGTGTACGCGCGATGGATAGTAGAGATCCCCATGGACGGGGTAGATTCTTTCCGTTCGTGCCGGAACACCACTTGATACCCAATCACGTGGATAAGAATTTTTGGTACTGGAAGTACATTTACTACGAAACCAAGGACGGTTTGAACTGCTGTTCGGACAGCGCTGTTTCGTTTCACTACGTGTCACCGAACATGATGTACGTCCTCGAGTATCTGATTTATCATTTGAGGCCATACGGCATCAATCACAGTTTGGAGAAGTCCTCTCCAGATCGGCCGTCTACGTTGACCGAATACTAG